One window of Mastacembelus armatus chromosome 20, fMasArm1.2, whole genome shotgun sequence genomic DNA carries:
- the rnf6 gene encoding E3 ubiquitin-protein ligase RNF6, giving the protein MVMDPPGGTDERQRQAERLQREEAYYHFINELSEEEYRLMRDSNLLGTPGEVTAEELQQRLDGAKERVSSQPHTEQRLQTADAGEQQSSSSEGQERWAGGRQGAGGIESGADTSNGDSLLEWLNTFRRTGNATRSGQSGNQTWRAVSRTNPNSGEFRFSLEININHDQPDPGEHNETGDTAEMPVTESDSSPLTVRRRITTRRRRRSTTTLSVSPPARSAPVAPPTAAQRRGSTLHSFAAPFTVLNPPLDQTTPLQLQAISAEAEQGHDEVFASIDCPRVSPQSRPQDPVVENESRGNRTRSRGSVRRAASGSAVSSRSSRQRRSRSPLHRIPVASTTTPSNSGVSSTFEPGSGTSSLAEPAALTQPAVETGERESESHVMGAGSPVVRRLPTIMLDLQVRRIRPGENRDRDSIASRTRSHARVAENTVTFESDSGGFRRTISRSERAGIRTYVSTIRIPLRRISETGLGEPNSTALRSILRQIMTGFGELSSLMETEVDSENAASIHTDTGGISSNTRPDSHLHTIEGAASHAGIGGVDQERLRLVGNEEDQGVQARFGERVVRTTEGQAVSRDTNNLVENGTLPILRLAHFLLSDEEDDEHPRGLTKEQIDNLSTRIYGQASLEGEMGRACSVCINEYAQGNKLRRLPCSHEFHIHCIDRWLSENNTCPICRQPILTVHHN; this is encoded by the exons ATGGTGATGGACCCTCCTGGTGGGACAGACGAACGACAAAGACAGGCAGAGCGTCTTCAACGGGAGGAGGCATACTATCACTTCATCAATGAATTGAGTGAAGAGGAGTACCGCTTAATGAGAGACAGCAACCTGCTGGGCACTcctg GGGAGGTTACCgctgaggagctgcagcagcgtCTTGATGGAGCAAAAGAGCGTGTTTCATCTCAGCCCCATACTGAGCAGCGCTTGCAGACTGCTGATGCTGGAGAACAGCAAAGTAGTAGCAGTGAGGGACAGGAGAGATGGGCTGGAGGGAGACAAGGGGCAG gaggCATTGAATCTGGAGCAGACACTTCAAATGGCGACTCACTGCTGGAGTGGCTGAACACTTTCAGGCGCACTGGTAATGCTACTCGCAGTGGGCAGAGTGGCAACCAGACATGGCGTGCTGTCAGCCGGACCAATCCCAACAGTGGCGAATTCCGCTTTAGCCTGGAGATCAACATCAACCATGATCAGCCAGACCCCGGGGAGCATAATGAAACGGGGGATACTGCAGAGATGCCAGTGACTGAATCGGACTCAAGTCCATTGACTGTACGCAGAAGGATAACAACCCGGCGCAGACGCAGAAGCACTACCACTCTTTCGGTGAGTCCACCTGCACGTTCTGCACCAGTGGCCCCCCCAACTGCTGCTCAAAGGAGAGGTTCCACTTTGCACTCTTTTGCAGCACCTTTCACTGTTCTCAATCCTCCTCTTGATCAAACAACACCTTTGCAACTTCAGGCCATCAGCGCAGAAGCAGAACAAGGTCATGATGAGGTCTTTGCTTCTATAGACTGCCCCCGTGTATCACCCCAGTCTAGGCCTCAGGACCCAGTTGTGGAAAATGAATCACGTGGCAATAGGACTCGATCACGTGGTTCTGTACGCAGGGCTGCATCAGGGAGTGCGGTTTCATCTCGCTCATCAAGGCAAAGGCGAAGCCGTTCGCCCTTGCATAGAATACCTGTTGCCAGTACCACTACACCATCCAATAGTGGTGTTAGTAGTACTTTTGAACCAGGTAGTGGGACAAGCTCTTTAGCAGAACCTGCAGCTTTAACACAACCAGCTGTAGAGACAGGAGAGCGTGAGAGTGAATCACATGTAATGGGAGCAGGAAGTCCAGTGGTAAGACGTCTCCCAACCATCATGTTGGACCTGCAAGTGAGAAGGATTCGACCAGGTGAAAACCGTGACCGGGACAGCATCGCCAGCAGAACGCGTTCTCATGCCCGGGTTGCTGAAAATACTGTAACCTTTGAAAGTGACAGTGGTGGATTTAGACGTACCATCTCTCGGTCTGAGCGAGCAGGGATCCGCACTTATGTGAGCACTATCCGGATTCCTCTGAGGCGCATCAGTGAGACTGGCTTGGGGGAACCCAACTCCACTGCCCTACGTTCCATCTTGCGCCAGATCATGACTGGATTTGGGGAACTGAGCTCCCTAATGGAGACAGAGGTTGATTCTGAAAATGCTGCATCTATCCACACAGATACTGGTGGCATCAGCAGTAACACCAGACCAGACAGTCATTTGCATACAATTGAGGGTGCAGCTAGCCATGCTGGTATAGGTGGGGTAGATCAGGAGAGGTTACGGCTGGTGGGAAATGAAGAGGACCAGGGTGTGCAGGCCAGATTCGGAGAAAGGGTTGTGAGAACCACAGAGGGACAGGCCGtcagcagagacacaaacaatCTGGTAGAAAATGGTACTTTACCCATCCTGCGGTTAGCACACTTCTTGCTCagtgatgaagaagatgatgaaCACCCTAGGGGCCTGACTAAAGAGCAAATTGACAATCTATCCACACGCATTTATGGTCAGGCCAGCCTGGAAGGGGAGATGGGTCGCGCATGCAGTGTCTGTATCAATGAGTATGCACAGGGCAACAAGCTGCGTCGTTTGCCCTGCTCTCATGAATTCCACATTCACTGCATCGACCGCTGGCTCTCTGAAAACAACACTTGCCCCATCTGCAGGCAGCCTATACTTACAGTGCATCATAACTGA